CTTCTTTTCTTCCGAGTTCTGATAGTAGATCGCCCCTAGCGTTCCATGCTCCTACGTTTTTATTATCTGCTTTAATAGCTTTATCATAGTATTTGAGTGCTTCTTTTTTTTCTCCCATAATCTCTAGTATCACTCCATGCCAGTATAATATGGTTGTATCCTTTGGATTTATTTTGAGAGCTTTATTACTGGAGTTTAATGCTCCTTTTATGTTACCTGCGTTGAGTAATGTGATTGCCCTGTTGTTCCATATGTGTTCGTTTTCTGGTTCTAATTCTAATGCCTTGTCATAGTATTCTATTGCCTTTTGGAATTTTCCAAGTCTTGTGAGGTTGTCTGCTAGCCTATTTAGTATGTAGACATTTTCTGGGTCTAATTTTAAAGCTGCATTATAGCATGTTTTTGATTCTTTATATTTTCCAAGGTCGAATAGTATGTCTGCTTTTTGGATTATCATGGCCTTTTGGTCTATTTTTTCGCCTTCCCATTCTTCGATTGGCAATTTTTTGAATCTTATAATCTGAAATTCGGTTTCATCATCCACTTCCCCATATATCCTCTCAAATTCTCTTTTAAGTTCATTAGCATCTTTGAAACCGTCTTCTTGGGCTAGTTTATCATCTTTTATAAGGTCTTTGAATTTTATGATTTCTACACTTGTAACTTCGGCTTCGAAAACTTTTTGACGCTCTTTTGATATGAGGTTCCAGTAACAGTGGAGTCTATCACCTACCTTTAGGCGTTTCTTCCACAGTTTACGTATTGTCATGTTCTTTTCGCCGGTTATAAGGTTGATTTGGCGGCTGTTGAATGATAGGATGGGCAATTCACCCCCTCCACTGCTACTTATATTTTTTCTTCTCCAAATTCTTGCGTTCTGATCTTCACGTTTTCACAATACCTTTTAGCTTTTTTTGCGATGTCCTTTAAAATGGAAGGCGATGGTGGGTTAACATTCTTGAGTTTGGGGTCGAGTACCATCTTGTTCCTGAACTGTTGTATCACATAAAGGTCGCAATTGATTTGAGAAGCAATCCTTACAATGTCTCCTGGTTTTAACAGGTTAGGGACATAGGTAGTCCTGCACTCGAGAAAGACCTTGGATTCTGATAATATATTCATTGTTTCTTTAACCTTATCCCCATCCAAACCGAAGAGCTTCCGATATTTTTCAAATGGGGATTTAACGTCAAGTGCAACATAATCTAATAAGTCCTTTATCCTCTTGACATGTTTTGGCTGGTAGCCATTGGTGTCCAATTTCGTTTTAAGGTTTTGTGACCTGGCGAATTCTAGAACTTTCACTAGTTCGTCTATTTGTAGGAGTGGTTCGCCACCACTTATCACAATAGCATCCACTAAATCCTTGGATTCTATTATCTTTTTGTAAATGTCTTTGAGTGAAACATTTTTTCCTCCTTTTATTAGTTCTGGATTATGGCAATATGGACATTTAAGCGGACAACCAGCGAGGAATATTACAAGTGATGGCGTGCCTGGAAAATCCACTGTAGAAATACTATAATCTCCAATCTTCATAAAATCACTCTATGATATCCCCAAGGGCTTCTATGAACTTATCATTTTCTTTCATTGTCCCCACACTCACACGTATCCAATATTCATCCAAGCCCTTGAATGATGTGCAATCTCTAACTATAACACCCCTCTTCAGCAGCTCATCCGTCAATTTACCCGCGTTCATGCCAGTTTCGCGTATATCTACTAGTAGGTAATTTGCATAGGATCTGAGGACTCTGATCTTATCCATTTGTAGAAGTCTGGAATATAGATATTCTCTACTTTTAATTGAAAATTCAACAGATCTCTTTATATAATCCTTGTCAGATAATGTTGCAAGGGCGGCTACATGCGAAAGTCTAGTCAAACTGAAAACAGGCTTAACACGATGCATATAATCTATTATCCTGGGATTTGAAATACCATAACCTATACGCATACCAGCAAGGCCCATAGCCTTTGAAAATGTTCTTAGGATGAGCAGGTTCTCATAATCTTCGAGAAGTTCTATGTTACTGACACGTGCAAATTCAAAATAGGCTTCATCCACCACAACTAATGCAGAGGTTGACTCAAGTATCTTGATTATATCATCCTTTGGGATCAGGCCACCGGTAGGATTGTTGGGAGTGCACAAGAATATAAGCCGTGTTTTATCATTTATGGATTCTATGACAGATTTTGTATCAACGGTATTCTTTTCCATGTCCCATTTTGCATAGGCTGGTCTTGCACCATATGGGCGTAGAGTATATTCATAATACATGTAGGATGGTATTGGTACGATGAATTCTGTGCCAGTTTCCATGAAGGTTTTACCGAGTAGATCTATTATCTCATCGGCGCCATCACCCCCAACTATTATCTGATTGGGGGATGTTCCTGAATAGTCTGCAATTGCTTTTTTAAGATCATCCAATCCCGATTCGGGGTATCTATGCATGTTCTTGGTTTCGCGTTTCACTGCTTTAACAGCCTTAGGTGAAGGTCCGAGGGGGTTTTCATTGGATCCGAGTTTCACGATTTCGCTTTCTTTAAGATGGTATTCTTCAGCTATTTCTTTAGTTGATCTTCCAGGTACATATGGTTCTATTTGTAGTATGGTATCCCTTATCTTGGCCATTATAACCCCTTCTTGGCGAGTTTAGAGTATCTTAGTGCATTGTCTTTTACAGATTTTATCTCTTCTTTTGTAAGTTCTCTTATTAGCCTCCCTGGGACGCCGAGTATTAGACTCCCTGGTGGGAATTCTTTTCCCTCGGTTACAACAGTACCCGCTCCTATAATGGAATCTTCGTTGATGGTGGAGCCGTTGAGGATGGTTGCGTTCATCCCTATAAGTACATTATCCTTTATCCTGCAACCATGTAATACAGCTGCATGTCCTACAGATACATAGTCTCCTATTATGGTCTTGAAGCCTTTGCTTGTATGTACTACACAATTGTCTTGGATATTGGAATATGAGCCTATCTTGATGGGTTCGATGTCACCTCTCACCACGGCGTTATACCAGATTGATGAATGATCCCCTATTTCGACTTCACCTATTATTTTAGCTCCACTGAAGACTTTAAAGTTCTTTCCCATCTTCTACACCTGAATTAGAGGCCGTTATGATATAATTAGTATATAGAGTTAATAAGTATTTTCTTAAGAATCTATTCCCACGCCTAGGGTGTGAAGGATTAAAATAAAACTTTTATTTGGACGTGATAAGAATCCGTATAATAGGATTTTTGGGCCATCCTATAGATACAGTAGGAGGGCTTCTAAACCTTAAATTTTGTGGGGGTTAGGTTGCGAATTTAGTTTCTTTTACTGATTATATGTTCTTGATTTACTATTACTAGTTTGTTTGATGGTATGTCATGTGATATTATACTCCCAGGTCCTATGTGGGATCCAACACCTACCTTAATGCCTGGGTTAAAGGAGGAATTGACACCAGTTTTAACATTATCTGCGAAGATCACCCCCATCTTGCGGCGGCCTGTGTCTATTTTTTCCCCTTTTATAGTCATCTTTACATGGTTATCGTCGAATCTGAGGTTTGCTATGTTTGTTCCCGCGCCGAGGTTGCAGTTTTCTCCGATGACAGAATCTCCTACATAGGATAAATGGTTTATATTTGTTTTATCCATTATTATGGAGTTTTTGATTTCAACGGCGTTTCCTATGCTTACATCGTCTCCTATTGACGTGTTTGCTCTGATGTAGGAATTGGGTCCTATTTCACAGTTTTTTCCTATGTAGACGGGGCCTATAATGTATGTTCCTGATCTTATTATGCTATCTTCTCCTAGGATGATCGGCCCATGGATTGTGACGTTGTCCTCTATTTCACCTTTTATATCCTCTTTCATGTTTTTAAGGAGTGTTTCATTGGCTTCTAGTAGTTCCCATGGTTTTCCAACGTCTACCCAATGCCTTTTGGATATTATACCTTTTATTGTTAAATTGTCTTTTATTTGCATTTTGATGGAATCTGTTATCTCGTATTCTCCGCGGGGTGATTTTTCTGTCCTTTCAATGTAATCGAATATTTTATGGTTGAATAGGTATATTCCAGTGTTTATTAGGTTCCCTGGGGCTTTATTTGCTGGTGGTTTTTCTATGATATCTTTTACATTGTCTCCTTCTAGTGTAACAACTCCGAATTGGCTTGGATCTTTAACTTCTCTGAGTACTATGGTGGTGTCTGCTTTTTTATAATGTGATAGTAGGTCTGTGATGGTGGCTGGTTCTGTGATGATGTCGCCGTTGAGTACTATGAAATCATCTTCTATGTATTCTCTGGCATATTTTATTGCGTGTGCTGTTCCTAGTTGCTCCTTTTGTGTATGGTATCTTATATTTACGTTGAATTTGTCCCCGTTATCGAAATATTCTTTCACCTTTGATTCATGGTATCCTGTTATCATTATAATGTCTTTGATGCCGTTTTCTCTTAGGGCTTCTATGTTATATTGTAGTATGGGTTTGCCTGCTATTGGGAGCATTGTCTTGGGCCTTGTGAGTGTGAGGGGTCTCATCCTTGTCCCTTCACCTGCAGTTAGGATGACTGCTTGCATTATAATCCCCTTATAACTTTTTCTATGAATGATCGGCTTATATTATGAAGTTTTTTGGCTGTTTTTTCATCTTTAGCTTCTATTCTGATTCTTATATATGGTTCTGTGCCTGATGGTCTTATGAGTACCCAGCTGCCATCCTTTAGTGATATTCTTGTACCGTCTATGTTATCTTTTTCGATTTTTTCTTTGAATTGTTTTGGTAGTTGTTTTCTAACTTTGTCCATCACATTACCTTTTTTCGTATCATGACAGGGTACTTTATCCCTTATATTGTGATATGATGGTATTCTATCGAGTAATTTGGATAATGGGCCTTTCTTTGATACTATTTCAACGAGTTTGAGGGCGGAGAATATTCCGTCGGGTGATAGGGAGAATTCTGGGTGTAACCATGTGCCGGATGGTTCCCCTCCGAATGATCCTTTTTCTCTGATTAGGGCTTCTGCAACATGCACGTCCCCAACCTTTGTCCTTATGACCTCTCCCCCGACTTCTTTTAAACATTCATCAAGGCTGATGGATGCGTCTACTGTGGTGATGATCTTCCCACCTTTTTCTTTCGCAATGAGTGTTAGAAGTTTATCAAAGTCTGCGAACCTGCCTTTATCGTCAACTGCCACCATCCTGTCAGCGTCGCCGTCATGGGCTATGCCAAGATCGGCTCCACTGGCTTTAACCGCGTTCATGAGGTCTTTCAGGTTTTCTGGGGTTGGTTCGGGGTTTCGTCCGGGGAAAAAGCCGTCTGGTTGACAATTCAATGATAAAGGTCTTTCAGGTTTTCTGGGGTTGGTTCGGGGTTTCGTCCGGGGAAAAAGCCGTCTGGTTGACAATTCAATGATAAGACTTCGCATCCAACTCTCCTTAAAATTATTGGGGTTATATGTGATGCTGCTCCACAACCACAATCAACAACTACTTTAAGACCGGGTTTTATCTTAACATGTTCTAGGACATTTTCCATGTACATTTTTGTAATGTCCAAGTGATATGAACTTCCTAGATTGTCCCAGTCTACCGTAATGTAATCTTTTTCATGGACTATTCTTTCTATTTCCTTTTCTTGTGCTGGTGAGTATGCCATTCCATTCTGGTTCCATACTTTTATTCCATTGTATTCTGGTGGGTTGTGTGATGCTGTTATCATTACACCTGCCTTGGCTTCGAGTTTGGAAGTGGCATATCCTATGAGTGGTGTGGGGACCATTCCTATTTTGATGACGTTACACCCTCCTTCCATCAGCCCCGCGGATAATGCGTTTTCTATGAGTTGGCTTGATGTGCGCGGATCATATCCTACTACGACTTCACCTTCTCCTTTGAGGTAGGTTGCGATGGCTTTCCCAACATTTAACGATAATGATGCTGTTAGTTTTTCTTTAAATCTTCCTCGGATGCCTGATGTTCCAAAAAGTTTCATTTTTATGCACCGAATTTTTCTGTTTTATCCATTAGGTCGAGTAATATGTTCATTATATCTGATCCTCTTATCCTGCAGAGTCCGCCTTTGCTTGCTTCTCTTTCATTGAATCTTTTTATGTTGTCCACTCTTATACCTGGACCGTTAATTACGATGGGTACTGGGTCTCCGGTATGGTCTTTTACACTTATTGGGGTGGTGTGGTCAGCTGTGAAGACAAAAAACATTTCATCTAATGGGAAGTCTTCGAGTATTTCATCAACTTTTTCTAGGAATTCTATTTTGCCTTTCAGGTCTCCGTCGTGGCCTGCTTCATCGGCGCCGTCAATGTTTACGAGTATGAAATCATATTGGCTGTTTATTGTATCAATGATTGCGTCTTTTATATTTTTTAGGTTGGTGTCTATGCCCCCGGTTGCTCCTTCCACTTCTATGATTTCCATGCCTGTCAGGTTCCCTATACCTTTTATGAGCCCTGTTTCGGCTATACATGCTGCTTTTAGCCCATATTTTTCCTCAAATTTTCTTATATGGGGTACTTCTCCAGCTCCTCTTGGTAGTATGATGTTAGCAGGGTTTTCAGACCTTTTTAAACGTTCTATGTTGACTGGATGTTCTTTAAGTAATTTGTATGACTTTTCGACTAGTCTGTTTAGGAGTTTCGCGGTTTTTTCAGCGGCCGGGGAGTCGTTTAAGGGTTTAACGGCCTTTGGGGGTTTGCCCTCCTTTTTAGGGTCTGAATCGGATACCTTATCTGAAAGATTTTCACCCCTTAAAACTAGTACTGCCCTGTGGCCTGTAGATTCCTTGAAGATTATTTCAACGTCTTCGAAGCCTTCTATTTTCATGGAGTTGATTGTTTCAGCTATCTTGTCAGTTTTTTCCCTTATTCGGCCGGCTCGCCTGTCTATTATTATCCCATCCTCGTCTTGGGTTGCGAAATTGCATCTGAATGCTATGTCTCCTGGTTTCACTTCTACTCCAACCCCAGCGGCTTCGAATGGTCCTCTACCAGTATAGACTTTATATGGGTTGTATCCCAAGATTGAAAGATGTGCGGTGTCGCTCCCAACCCTTATACCAGGTTTTATCGGGTCCATGATACCATTAATACCATTTTCCGCTAACTTGTCCATATTTGGGGTTTCAGCAGCTTCTAAGGGTGTTTTTTCTCCAAGTTCTGGTATTGGACGGTCTGCCATCCCATCAATTATCATTATCAGGCTTTTCATAATTTTCCCACCTTGTTTATGTTAGAAATGGAGGAGGATTATCCCTGCAGCTGCCCCTGTAACTGTTGCTAATAGATTCACTTGTTCATTGTTAATGTAATTTTTTCGTTCAAATAAAGCGCCTAGTATGCTGTCCATGAAGCATCCTATGGTGCCTGCTATCACGGCTATTTTAACAGATATTAGTGGGTTAGGGCATATATTGAGAAAGTATGCTGATAGGCCGATGATACCTGCTCCGATGATGCCTGCAGCGGTTCCTAGGAGTGATACACCACCATCTGTTCCAGGTTTAACCTCCCTTGTCAAATCTGTTATTAGTCTAGGCGTCTGTAACACTCCTATTTCACTTGCTAGCGTGTCTGCTGTTGCAGTTGCCACGGATCCTATGAATCCCCCGAGGAACCCGTCATAGTAGCTGAAGCTGGCCATTATAAATGGTATTATACCATTGGAGATGACGTTTCGAGCGTTCCTTCTACCTTCATAGAGTTTCATGGACTTCTTATAATTTTTCTTATATTTTGTGGCTAAAAGGCTTAGAATCAAAAAAATGAATATTAAAATCAGCCAATTAAACCCAGCAGCTACTATTATAAGAAAACCCATTATAACCATTAGGAGGGACCCCCAAAAGTCCAAGGCGCACCGATTGTAAGTTAAAAAGCCTATAAGTATGCATATAATGATATAAATCCAATTAAAGTCTTTCATATGGGGGACCCCCCATCATTGGGCTCCTTTTCTAGGCTGGCTCCTCTAATACCCTAGTCTTTATTATCTCAACCCTTTTGAGGGGGTAGACTTTCTTGGCTTCATGGTATATCTCTGAGGCTATTTTCCCTGTTACAATACCCTCCACGAGCTCGTTGAATGTTTTCTCACTTGCGAGCTCCTCTATCTTGTCCTCTATGATCTTACGCATGTATCTTTGCTGTGATGATTTGGCTCGTCGGGTTGTTATGGCGAGGGTGTGAATCTTTACCTTGTAACCATCCTTTGTCTTCACTATCTTTGGAGCGTCAACACGACTAGTACCTCTTCTTATCATGCTTCGCACGTAATCTGTTGTAAGTTCATGGCCTATGAACTTAGTACTTGCCTTGTCTCCTGTAACGTTCTCTATCTCAAATTTTAATTTAACATATTGTCTTGAAAAATCACCGGTAAGTTCTCGCATCGTAGCCTCTACTCTCCTAGTAGATAATAGTTTAGGATCACGTGCAGGTGTAACACCTATCTCTTTTTCCCCGAATAAACTCGGGGCTGTTACAGTATACCATTTCTTTTCTTTCCAAGTGTCTCTTGCTCTTCTTCTTCTCACTTTAGCCATTATATCACCCTAAAATTGTGAATTTTTCCATGAAAAATTAGAATTACAAAACTTTGGTCCTAATTTTCCAAAATATTGAAGTAGATTATTAGCCTAGAAGATATTTAAATATTTAGCTTTTCATGAACTTGTAATGTTTAATATACCTCCTGATAACATCATCTATGGGCCCTTCATCTGATACGAATTTTATACCCGCCTCTTCAAGGCCGAATTTAGCCCTTAATCCAGCCTGGACAGCTATTACAATATCACAATCTCTAACAGCATCTAATGTTTTCATCCATTGATGTTTTTCAGCAAAGTCAACGTTAACTTTCCTCTCATCAATCATCTCCACTTTTTCACCATCGAACTCGTAGATAATAAACTTAGATGCTTTGCCGAAATGCAAGTCCACATTTTCACCATCAGATGATGCGACGGCTATCTTCAATCTACAATCCCCCTAAAATGGGGTGTTCAATGGGGGGGGTCTAGTATATTTTTTTGATTAGTTTAGCCACGTTTTCGCCGAAATGTTCTACAGTTTCAATACCCTCTTTATCATCTTCAACTTCGCCAGCAGCCCAAGCAAATAGGATATTCCAATAGGTTGAACCTGGGACTATCATATCATTTATGAGATAGAACATTAACATCTCTTGTATTGTGGCTGTCTGACCACCCCTACGGGCCACTGCAATGGGTCCGCCGACCTTCCATTTTAGGAACCTGTCAGAGGCCCTTGAAACCATCCCTATCCTCTGTAGTGCTGACATGACATCGCCACGTGCTGTTCCAAAGTATACTGGAGATCCTACTATGAATCCCTCTGATTCTTTTATTTTTTGGATGATGGTGTTGAGTCCATCATCTATTGCGCATTCACCCGTCTTCGCACAGGTTAAGCATGCTCTACAGGATTTAATGTCCATTCCCCTTAAAGAAATTATCTCGGTTTCAAGGCCTTCTTCCCTGATTTTCTCGGCACATCTTTCTAGGGCTGTCATGGTGTTGCTTTCTTTCCTCGGACTTCCACATAATAATAAAACTTTCATTTTGGCATCTCCCCTTTGAGTATTTCATCTACAGAGGCGCCTTTAAGCGCCTCATGACATTCACATGGGGATTCATCAATCATCTCAACACTCCTATTTATAATATCCACTATAATGGGCCTTTTCTCCTCCAGGACATTGAAGACTTCTTTTATGGTGAGTTTATCCTCTGAGATTGACGCTGCATAATTTGATACCAGGCAGAGGCTCGCATAGCACATTTCAAGTTCTCTTGCGAGCACGGCCTCGGGTAATCCTGTCATCCCCACAATTGTGCCTCCTAGGATTTTGAACATTCTTATCTCAGCTGCAGTTTCAAAACGGGGCCCTTCTGTACACACGTATACTCCACCATCCTCCACTTCGCCAGAGGATAGTAGTATGTTTCTGAGTTTTGGACAGTATGGTTTTGTAACATCCACGTGGACTGTATTTTTATCATAGAATGTTCCTATTCTCGTTTTCGTGAAATCTAGGAAGTCATCTGGTGTGACTATTGTCCCTGGTTTGATGAATTTGTGGAGTGATCCTGCGGTGTTGGTTGCGATTATTTTATTGACACCTAAGTGTTTAAGGGCCCATATGTTTGCTCTGTAGTTTATCTTGTGTGGTGGATAGTCGTGGCCTTCTGCGTGTCTGGGTATGAATGCGACTTTTTTGTCATGGATTTTGAAAATTGATATTGGGGGTGAATCCCCATAGGGTGTTTTTATAATCTTTTTTTCCACCTTCACATCTTGTGGTGTTTTATAGATTCCTGTTCCACCTATTATCCCTATCAACTATGTCACCCTTTGGCGACGCCTAATGGTATCATTTTTGCGACTAGTCGTGATATTCCTGTCCTGTGGGATGTGTTAACGACCATGTCCACGTCTTTGTAGGCTCCTGGCGCTTCTTCCGCGATCACTGGCATTGAAGTGGCCCTTACGTATATTCCCATCCTTGAAAGGTTCCTTTGGACTTGCTCGCCACGGTATGTCCTCTTTGCACCTGCTCTGCTCATTTTACGCCCTGCTCCATGGGCTGTGGATCCGAATGTTTCTTTCATTGCAGTTTCTGTCCCGTGGAGTACATAGGATGATGTTCCCATCGTACCTGGTATTATGACTGGTTGGCCTATTTTCCTATATTCGGAGGGTATTTCTTTCCTCCCCGGGCCGAAGGCTCTTGTAGCCCCTTTTCTGTGAACGTAGACTTCCCTTTTCAATCCTTTTATTGGGTGGGTTTCTTTTTTGGCTATGTTGTGGGCCACATCATATAATATTTCCATTTCCATGTCTTCTGCGCTTTTGTTGAATACTTGTTCGAAGGATTCTCTCACCCAGTGTACTATCATTTGTCGGTTGGCCCATGCATAGTTTGCTGCTGCTGCCATTGCCTGGAAATATTCTATTGCCTCTTCTGAGTCTACTGGGGCGCAGGCTAATTGTCGGTCTGGTATTTTGATGTTGTATTTTTTGTAGGCTTTGTCCATGATTTTTAGGTAGTCTGAGCAGATTTGATGGCCGCAGCCTCTGGATCCTGTGTGGATTAGTACTGTTACTTTCCCAGTTTCTAGGCCGTAGGCTTTTGCTGCTTTTTCGTTGAAGATTCTATCTATTCTTTGGACTTCTAGGAAGTGGTTGCCTGAGCCTAATGAGCCTAGTTGGGGTATGCCCCTCTTTTTTGCTTTTTCGCTTACCTTTGTTGCGTCGGCTTCTTCCATTTTACCGTTTTCTTCGAGGTGTTTTAGGTCTTCTTCCCAACCGTATCCGTTTTCAACAGCCCATTCAGCGCCGTTTTCTAGCACTTCATCAATTTGACCCTCTTTTAGTCTTATTTTGCCTTTGCTTCCAACGCCTGATGGCACGTTCCTGAATAGTGTGTCTATGAGTTCTTTTATTCTTGGTTTGACTTCTTCATGGTCTAGGTTTGTTTTTAATAGTCTGACTCCGCAGTTTATATCGAATCCCACACCACCTGGACTTATGATACCATTTCTGGCGTCGAATGCTGCAACGCCCCCTATACTGAATCCGTAGCCGAAGTGTATGTCTGGAAGGCCAATTGAAAATTTTTGTATGCCTGGGAGGCATGCTACATTCGCCACTTGGTCAATGGCTCCTTTCTCCAAGTCTTTTAGTGCTTCTTCGTCTAGGTATATTCGCCCAGGGACGCGCATGCACTCTTTATAATCTGTGGGGACTTCCCATACCGATTCTCTAACTTTTATCAGGATATTTTTCACGTTCATTATAATCCACCACCAAAGGAGGGTCTCTCTTTTTTATAGGTCTACTATCACTCTAACTTTATATTGGCCTTTTTCTTCTCGCACATCCATCAAGTGATAGGTGACTGCTTTTACTTCATCGCGAATTTCATGTATACTAGGATTTATGTTATCGCCTACGGCTTTTCCTTCTAGTCTATATAATCTATTTTTTTGTATATTAACTTTGAATTTTGAGAAGAATAGGAATTCTGTATCCTTTAGGAATAGGAGTTCGTCGAGCCAATCATGTAGGAGTGATATTTCATCCTCAGCTTCTAATTTTATCCTTTTTTCTTTTTTTGGTTGGACTTTCCTCGTGTCTGTCATTAATTCGAACATTGCAAGGGCCGCGTTTTCAAAAGCTTCTTCCATTGTTGACCCGTATGCCCAATAGCCGGCGTCTGCTGTTACTTCGAAATATTCGAATTTTTTCTTCATGTTTTTCTCCAACCTATTATTAGTTTTCATATGCTCTCTTCCTCTTTTGTTATATTCTCCCAAATTTGACAATCATACTATGGAGGTGAAATGAAATGTATAGGTTGGATAGGTCAAGGAAAAAAGGGAATTTCACTGACCTTAATATTGAAGCTTGTATTATAATATTCATTGTCCTTTTACTTATAATAGGGGGTGTGTATTTTTTCGCGAGCACGCCAAATTCTA
The nucleotide sequence above comes from Methanothermobacter tenebrarum. Encoded proteins:
- a CDS encoding tetratricopeptide repeat protein, with protein sequence MPILSFNSRQINLITGEKNMTIRKLWKKRLKVGDRLHCYWNLISKERQKVFEAEVTSVEIIKFKDLIKDDKLAQEDGFKDANELKREFERIYGEVDDETEFQIIRFKKLPIEEWEGEKIDQKAMIIQKADILFDLGKYKESKTCYNAALKLDPENVYILNRLADNLTRLGKFQKAIEYYDKALELEPENEHIWNNRAITLLNAGNIKGALNSSNKALKINPKDTTILYWHGVILEIMGEKKEALKYYDKAIKADNKNVGAWNARGDLLSELGRKEEAIKSYENALKFALEDDESATLWNRKGNALFELGRFQDALECYDRALELEPENDIFWSNRGVTLLELNRFEEALESFNRALRINPKNEDAKILKEECLENL
- a CDS encoding anaerobic ribonucleoside-triphosphate reductase activating protein, with product MKIGDYSISTVDFPGTPSLVIFLAGCPLKCPYCHNPELIKGGKNVSLKDIYKKIIESKDLVDAIVISGGEPLLQIDELVKVLEFARSQNLKTKLDTNGYQPKHVKRIKDLLDYVALDVKSPFEKYRKLFGLDGDKVKETMNILSESKVFLECRTTYVPNLLKPGDIVRIASQINCDLYVIQQFRNKMVLDPKLKNVNPPSPSILKDIAKKAKRYCENVKIRTQEFGEEKI
- the hisC gene encoding histidinol-phosphate transaminase, with product MAKIRDTILQIEPYVPGRSTKEIAEEYHLKESEIVKLGSNENPLGPSPKAVKAVKRETKNMHRYPESGLDDLKKAIADYSGTSPNQIIVGGDGADEIIDLLGKTFMETGTEFIVPIPSYMYYEYTLRPYGARPAYAKWDMEKNTVDTKSVIESINDKTRLIFLCTPNNPTGGLIPKDDIIKILESTSALVVVDEAYFEFARVSNIELLEDYENLLILRTFSKAMGLAGMRIGYGISNPRIIDYMHRVKPVFSLTRLSHVAALATLSDKDYIKRSVEFSIKSREYLYSRLLQMDKIRVLRSYANYLLVDIRETGMNAGKLTDELLKRGVIVRDCTSFKGLDEYWIRVSVGTMKENDKFIEALGDIIE
- a CDS encoding gamma carbonic anhydrase family protein, whose translation is MGKNFKVFSGAKIIGEVEIGDHSSIWYNAVVRGDIEPIKIGSYSNIQDNCVVHTSKGFKTIIGDYVSVGHAAVLHGCRIKDNVLIGMNATILNGSTINEDSIIGAGTVVTEGKEFPPGSLILGVPGRLIRELTKEEIKSVKDNALRYSKLAKKGL
- the glmU gene encoding bifunctional sugar-1-phosphate nucleotidylyltransferase/acetyltransferase → MIMQAVILTAGEGTRMRPLTLTRPKTMLPIAGKPILQYNIEALRENGIKDIIMITGYHESKVKEYFDNGDKFNVNIRYHTQKEQLGTAHAIKYAREYIEDDFIVLNGDIITEPATITDLLSHYKKADTTIVLREVKDPSQFGVVTLEGDNVKDIIEKPPANKAPGNLINTGIYLFNHKIFDYIERTEKSPRGEYEITDSIKMQIKDNLTIKGIISKRHWVDVGKPWELLEANETLLKNMKEDIKGEIEDNVTIHGPIILGEDSIIRSGTYIIGPVYIGKNCEIGPNSYIRANTSIGDDVSIGNAVEIKNSIIMDKTNINHLSYVGDSVIGENCNLGAGTNIANLRFDDNHVKMTIKGEKIDTGRRKMGVIFADNVKTGVNSSFNPGIKVGVGSHIGPGSIISHDIPSNKLVIVNQEHIISKRN
- a CDS encoding 2,3-bisphosphoglycerate-independent phosphoglycerate mutase; this encodes MKSLIMIIDGMADRPIPELGEKTPLEAAETPNMDKLAENGINGIMDPIKPGIRVGSDTAHLSILGYNPYKVYTGRGPFEAAGVGVEVKPGDIAFRCNFATQDEDGIIIDRRAGRIREKTDKIAETINSMKIEGFEDVEIIFKESTGHRAVLVLRGENLSDKVSDSDPKKEGKPPKAVKPLNDSPAAEKTAKLLNRLVEKSYKLLKEHPVNIERLKRSENPANIILPRGAGEVPHIRKFEEKYGLKAACIAETGLIKGIGNLTGMEIIEVEGATGGIDTNLKNIKDAIIDTINSQYDFILVNIDGADEAGHDGDLKGKIEFLEKVDEILEDFPLDEMFFVFTADHTTPISVKDHTGDPVPIVINGPGIRVDNIKRFNEREASKGGLCRIRGSDIMNILLDLMDKTEKFGA
- a CDS encoding TIGR00297 family protein, translated to MKDFNWIYIIICILIGFLTYNRCALDFWGSLLMVIMGFLIIVAAGFNWLILIFIFLILSLLATKYKKNYKKSMKLYEGRRNARNVISNGIIPFIMASFSYYDGFLGGFIGSVATATADTLASEIGVLQTPRLITDLTREVKPGTDGGVSLLGTAAGIIGAGIIGLSAYFLNICPNPLISVKIAVIAGTIGCFMDSILGALFERKNYINNEQVNLLATVTGAAAGIILLHF
- a CDS encoding 30S ribosomal protein S3ae, encoding MAKVRRRRARDTWKEKKWYTVTAPSLFGEKEIGVTPARDPKLLSTRRVEATMRELTGDFSRQYVKLKFEIENVTGDKASTKFIGHELTTDYVRSMIRRGTSRVDAPKIVKTKDGYKVKIHTLAITTRRAKSSQQRYMRKIIEDKIEELASEKTFNELVEGIVTGKIASEIYHEAKKVYPLKRVEIIKTRVLEEPA
- a CDS encoding NifB/NifX family molybdenum-iron cluster-binding protein, producing the protein MKIAVASSDGENVDLHFGKASKFIIYEFDGEKVEMIDERKVNVDFAEKHQWMKTLDAVRDCDIVIAVQAGLRAKFGLEEAGIKFVSDEGPIDDVIRRYIKHYKFMKS
- a CDS encoding flavodoxin family protein produces the protein MKVLLLCGSPRKESNTMTALERCAEKIREEGLETEIISLRGMDIKSCRACLTCAKTGECAIDDGLNTIIQKIKESEGFIVGSPVYFGTARGDVMSALQRIGMVSRASDRFLKWKVGGPIAVARRGGQTATIQEMLMFYLINDMIVPGSTYWNILFAWAAGEVEDDKEGIETVEHFGENVAKLIKKIY